From one Maniola jurtina chromosome 5, ilManJurt1.1, whole genome shotgun sequence genomic stretch:
- the LOC123865745 gene encoding uncharacterized protein LOC123865745 produces MAATDGQVVVAACRWSDEGHYLREFAVKNRLPNVAKIIKGQYGGLGVPTLPSPGLQSTALLVSAGKRKKIIAQAIKLKEGRRMVSVGPRIAIPDTYKGYFELLSEEGRAVRCIESVGELARRKLDDGCLVREPVRVICAKIDLDGNITADGARNLPAGEVIMPRGETFLGKSKYLKCTDSKGDTILLSLDQRGKFSAVAKEENISGVHTAKTLLTKRLPITVRLVHGTPPRGLKSASHFVPELRLISLFEEDHVFALPLQKEGNALVALPLAAPLKMLRCKNEEQIKNFMEFSRLVEKCNKLLVDVVDRIHVLDGKLGDPKRLLNAPLIAPPLIKTGYFLRRSASSDTANQHKYINRHSHIYSSHRDENSIPDEYDEIDQIYDYVRGFAPLPKNIKASYSNEPTRHESAPASPAATPIHMPLITEIKPEPPPIETIPTKKTLNQKAEKRTRKTAVAAKEIPITVYKEKCTIAPVPNLPKLYIKNSVSNSKGRILVSQKSHSPTKEAPSPGTSPIRPLTKGDSPIFNIRYKSLSNIHQAMELDGTLDSSHSGGRTSGDSGNGPKLPEKRCRKLSRPKSLTNLVWELKGCPVEPNEKPKPRIKNEGYKKIGNKLSLGAQKRVPTLYL; encoded by the coding sequence ATGGCAGCCACAGATGGCCAAGTCGTGGTCGCAGCTTGCCGCTGGTCTGATGAAGGCCATTACCTCAGAGAGTTCGCTGTCAAGAACCGTCTGCCCAACGTAGCAAAGATCATCAAAGGACAATATGGAGGCCTCGGAGTACCAACTCTACCGAGCCCTGGTTTGCAGAGCACAGCGTTACTAGTTTCAGCAGGAAAGAGAAAGAAGATCATTGCTCAAGCCATCAAACTTAAAGAAGGGAGACGCATGGTTAGTGTCGGACCGAGAATTGCCATTCCCGATACGTATAAAGGCTACTTTGAATTGCTTAGTGAGGAAGGTAGAGCTGTAAGATGTATAGAATCTGTAGGGGAATTAGCTAGAAGAAAACTTGATGATGGATGCTTAGTAAGAGAACCGGTTAGAGTAATATGTGCTAAAATTGACTTAGATGGAAATATCACTGCTGATGGAGCAAGAAATTTACCAGCGGGTGAAGTAATAATGCCTAGAGGTGAGACGTTTTTAggaaaaagtaaatatttaaaatgtaccGATTCAAAAGGTGACACTATACTACTTAGTTTAGATCAGAGAGGCAAGTTTTCTGCTGTCGCTAAAGAAGAGAACATTAGCGGGGTACATACAGCTAAAACATTGCTAACAAAACGGTTGCCAATAACTGTCAGACTTGTACACGGTACTCCACCTAGAGGATTAAAAAGTGCCAGCCATTTCGTACCAGAACTGAGATTAATATCCTTATTCGAAGAAGATCACGTTTTTGCACTTCCATTACAAAAAGAAGGCAACGCGTTAGTAGCATTACCTCTTGCAGCTCCTTTAAAAATGTTAAGATGCAAAAATGAGGAACAGATTAAAAACTTCATGGAATTTTCTAGATTAGTTGAAAAATGTAATAAGTTGCTAGTAGACGTGGTAGATCGAATACATGTACTAGATGGTAAACTCGGGGACCCTAAAAGACTGTTGAATGCCCCACTTATTGCACCACCATTAATAAAAACTGGTTATTTCTTAAGAAGAAGTGCTTCATCAGACACAGCTAACCAACATAAGTATATAAACCGCCATAGTCACATATACAGCAGTCACAGAGATGAAAACAGTATCCCAGATGAGTATGATGAAATAGATCAAATATATGATTACGTTAGAGGCTTCGCTCCACTTCCGAAGAATATCAAAGCATCTTACTCCAATGAACCAACCCGACACGAGTCTGCGCCTGCGTCACCCGCAGCGACACCAATTCACATGCCCTTAATAACAGAAATTAAACCAGAACCGCCTCCTATAGAAACTATTCCTACTAAGAAGACTTTGAACCAAAAAGCTGAAAAGCGTACTCGCAAAACTGCCGTAGCGGCAAAGGAAATTCCAATAACTGTTTATAAAGAGAAATGTACAATTGCGCCAGTACCAAATTTACCTAAATTGTATATTAAAAACAGTGTTAGCAACAGTAAAGGTAGAATATTGGTGAGTCAGAAAAGTCATTCGCCGACTAAAGAGGCACCTAGTCCAGGCACTAGTCCAATACGACCTCTTACAAAAGGAGATTCCCCAATCTTTAATATACGTTACAAGAGCCTTTCAAATATTCATCAAGCGATGGAATTAGATGGAACGCTAGATTCGAGCCATTCAGGCGGAAGAACATCTGGAGATTCAGGCAATGGTCCAAAATTACCAGAAAAACGATGTAGAAAGTTAAGCAGACCTAAGTCCTTGACGAATTTAGTGTGGGAGCTAAAAGGATGTCCGGTGGAACCTAATGAAAAACCAAAACCTAGAATTAAAAATGAAGGCTATAAGAAAATTGGAAATAAATTGTCTTTGGGAGCTCAGAAAAGAGTGCCTACGCTCTacctttaa